One Scytonema millei VB511283 genomic window carries:
- a CDS encoding glycosyltransferase family 4 protein, producing the protein MRIGFVSRWNLADPEIRRRAFSGIIWHVLKEFEAQGDRVEYIGPVQQNLIAKSVNTGIKVLNRLTVFTPPVYGKYHPVILEQMARQAEQLVADRKVDVLLAQDSTVMAHFPPSIPLVYWRDANFADIQDAYKVYSNLHPLSVEWAHKHERKAMNRADLNIFSSECSYKTATSTYGIPSAKVAVVPFGANHDFVVSSEDTERYITGRSRDLCRLLFIGIEWERKGGDTAVEICRILNQKGIPTTLDIIGSDFAVDPAISHKVSIHGRVDKFTSEGSTKLQHLLEQSHFLVHPARAEAYGCVLCEACSFGIPCVTSSVGGIPTIIKNGKNGVSFPASTPASTYAAYIEETFRNFDLYIRLAKATRSEYQERLNWQVAVAKARELIAEMLERKQDLFTPSEKVELCTDNTPIVPGAGYKITRN; encoded by the coding sequence ATGAGAATTGGATTTGTTTCTCGATGGAATTTAGCAGATCCAGAGATTCGCCGCCGAGCATTTTCTGGGATTATATGGCATGTTCTAAAAGAATTTGAAGCTCAAGGAGATCGAGTTGAATATATTGGTCCAGTTCAACAGAATTTAATAGCTAAGTCTGTGAACACGGGGATTAAAGTACTTAATCGATTAACAGTGTTTACTCCACCTGTCTATGGTAAATACCATCCTGTGATTCTAGAGCAAATGGCGCGGCAGGCGGAGCAGCTAGTTGCCGATCGAAAAGTAGATGTTTTGCTCGCTCAAGATTCTACTGTAATGGCTCACTTCCCGCCCAGTATTCCACTTGTCTATTGGCGAGATGCTAATTTTGCTGACATACAAGACGCTTACAAAGTATACTCAAATCTTCATCCCCTCAGCGTTGAGTGGGCTCATAAGCACGAGCGTAAGGCGATGAATCGTGCAGACTTAAATATATTCTCCTCTGAATGTTCGTATAAAACTGCGACTTCAACTTACGGTATTCCATCTGCCAAAGTCGCAGTAGTACCGTTTGGTGCGAACCATGATTTTGTAGTGAGTTCAGAAGATACTGAGCGCTATATCACTGGCAGATCGCGCGATTTGTGCCGCTTACTATTTATTGGTATTGAGTGGGAACGCAAAGGTGGTGATACCGCTGTTGAGATTTGTCGTATCCTCAATCAGAAGGGCATTCCTACGACGTTGGATATTATCGGTTCAGACTTCGCAGTCGATCCAGCAATCAGTCATAAAGTTAGCATTCATGGGCGGGTAGATAAATTTACCAGTGAAGGCAGTACAAAGTTGCAGCATCTACTCGAACAATCTCACTTTTTGGTTCATCCAGCGCGTGCAGAGGCTTACGGTTGCGTTCTATGTGAAGCTTGCTCATTTGGTATTCCTTGCGTTACGAGTTCCGTGGGTGGTATTCCCACCATTATTAAAAACGGAAAAAATGGTGTATCTTTTCCAGCAAGCACGCCCGCTTCTACATATGCTGCATACATTGAAGAGACTTTTCGCAATTTCGATCTGTATATTCGGCTAGCAAAAGCTACACGCTCAGAATACCAAGAGCGTCTAAATTGGCAGGTTGCAGTAGCCAAAGCTAGAGAACTCATAGCTGAGATGCTGGAAAGAAAACAAGATTTGTTTACACCTTCTGAAAAGGTTGAACTGTGTACTGACAATACACCGATCGTGCCTGGAGCAGGCTACAAAATTACTAGGAATTGA
- a CDS encoding class I SAM-dependent methyltransferase: MLTLKNSISYAARGVNTERLNAILENAGQSVLDVGCGNGTYVLKLAEQYNILGVDIQHFETWNTMPHLFSVSDASELQFKDNSFDTVLSFETLEHLPEPKKALREYYRICRKNLILTVPNCDITSGMRQSLMTYYHWVDRTHINFFDMDTITEAVKEAGFKVVKHYYINQLSLLPLLTEAFNLSGLLGKLVRKILLKRQQRKYYITCLVVAEK; the protein is encoded by the coding sequence ATGTTAACGCTCAAAAACTCTATTTCGTATGCTGCTAGAGGAGTAAATACTGAAAGATTGAATGCTATTTTAGAAAATGCTGGGCAATCTGTACTCGATGTAGGCTGTGGTAATGGAACCTACGTACTAAAACTTGCAGAGCAATACAATATTTTAGGTGTTGACATTCAGCATTTTGAAACCTGGAATACAATGCCTCATCTTTTTTCCGTTTCTGATGCTTCTGAACTTCAATTTAAGGATAATAGCTTTGATACAGTTCTTTCTTTTGAAACTTTGGAGCATCTACCAGAACCAAAAAAGGCTCTCAGAGAGTATTATAGGATTTGCCGTAAAAATTTGATTCTTACAGTTCCAAATTGTGATATTACTTCTGGAATGCGTCAAAGTCTTATGACTTATTATCACTGGGTTGATAGAACTCATATCAACTTTTTTGATATGGATACCATTACTGAAGCAGTTAAAGAAGCAGGCTTTAAAGTTGTAAAACATTACTATATTAATCAGCTTTCCTTACTACCTTTATTGACTGAAGCGTTCAACTTATCTGGATTATTAGGTAAGCTCGTGCGAAAAATTTTACTAAAAAGACAACAGCGTAAATATTATATTACTTGTCTTGTAGTTGCTGAGAAATAA
- a CDS encoding class I SAM-dependent methyltransferase — protein MSKASQSRQESNQWLKCHAANIEGCVLSIGSDTDEDNDGGWYRDYFQKCSSYTTSEATSEFNVDLVLDVRSMPQIQNDTFDCVFCSGVLEHVDDYLAGLKEITRILRSGGILLLGLPFRQAIHMAPNDYWRFTEHGLRYMLRDDYEILELKSIDNSVPNFPAAYWLKAKKQ, from the coding sequence TTGTCGAAAGCCTCACAGTCAAGACAAGAATCAAATCAATGGCTTAAGTGTCATGCAGCAAATATTGAGGGCTGTGTTCTTTCTATTGGCAGCGATACTGACGAAGATAATGACGGAGGATGGTATCGAGATTATTTCCAGAAATGCTCATCGTATACCACATCAGAAGCCACTTCCGAGTTCAACGTCGATCTGGTACTTGACGTGCGATCGATGCCGCAAATTCAGAATGACACATTTGATTGCGTGTTTTGCTCTGGTGTGCTTGAACATGTTGATGACTATCTTGCTGGCTTAAAGGAGATAACTAGAATTCTCCGCTCGGGAGGTATTTTGTTACTCGGTTTGCCTTTTCGACAAGCAATTCATATGGCTCCAAATGATTACTGGCGTTTCACCGAGCATGGTCTGAGATATATGCTTCGAGATGATTACGAAATTCTCGAACTTAAATCAATAGATAATTCTGTGCCTAATTTTCCAGCTGCATACTGGCTAAAAGCGAAGAAGCAATGA
- a CDS encoding methyltransferase domain-containing protein, giving the protein MILNPTNKAASLLKLIAKGLIPYGAYSLLKSYKSPKYNDLLNSYHKNQKIPFSPGYQEAKLEFIQSTLSSKELFSFFVHQILLPEGFGAFFDERVVEYPWIFANLTYNQNSKLLDVGPALNYKFCIDRLLNSKLNQEITMLSLTPDARCFYHNKVSYVLGDVRSLPFINNYFEQITCISTIEHVGMNNQRYGATVEHNPEDYIVALLEMKRVLKKSGTLLITVPFGTYEDFGWFQQFDETMVNRIVEAFVPTEHSITYYKYTDKGWNLCSSDLCSSIKYNTHRSNDPLFYTSNSVCAGAVACIKLIK; this is encoded by the coding sequence ATGATTTTGAACCCTACAAATAAAGCTGCTTCTTTACTCAAGCTAATCGCTAAAGGGCTAATTCCCTACGGAGCTTATAGTTTGCTAAAAAGTTATAAATCTCCAAAATACAACGATCTTCTCAATAGCTATCATAAAAATCAAAAAATTCCATTTAGTCCTGGTTATCAAGAAGCTAAGCTCGAATTCATTCAATCAACACTCTCCTCGAAAGAACTCTTTAGTTTTTTTGTACATCAAATTCTTCTACCTGAAGGTTTTGGAGCTTTTTTTGATGAAAGAGTAGTAGAGTATCCTTGGATTTTTGCCAACCTTACCTATAATCAAAATTCTAAACTTTTGGATGTTGGTCCTGCTCTTAATTATAAATTTTGTATAGATCGGCTATTAAACTCTAAGCTAAATCAAGAAATTACAATGTTATCCTTGACTCCTGATGCAAGGTGTTTTTATCATAATAAAGTATCTTACGTATTAGGTGATGTTCGATCGCTTCCTTTCATCAACAATTATTTTGAACAGATAACCTGCATATCAACTATTGAGCATGTAGGTATGAATAATCAGAGGTATGGGGCTACAGTCGAGCATAATCCAGAAGATTATATAGTAGCTCTTTTAGAAATGAAAAGAGTGTTAAAAAAATCAGGTACATTACTTATTACAGTACCTTTTGGTACTTACGAGGATTTTGGTTGGTTTCAGCAGTTTGATGAAACAATGGTTAATAGAATAGTTGAAGCTTTTGTACCTACAGAACACAGTATTACTTACTATAAATATACAGATAAAGGATGGAATCTATGTAGTTCGGATTTATGTTCATCTATAAAATATAATACACACCGCTCTAACGATCCTTTATTTTATACATCTAATTCTGTGTGTGCAGGTGCAGTTGCTTGCATTAAATTAATAAAATAA
- a CDS encoding FkbM family methyltransferase, giving the protein MANLSTIKHLYQSNRLYHPARTLYWRLLKQERLVKFHQEVTFYSQLLEPNSLCFDIGANIGEKTEALFKAGMRVVAFEPQPNCMKELAARCSRYRSKLAKCECAVGAEPGITELYVHTHHAHSSLDQNWTVSEVVSSIYVPVVTLDRAIAKFGRPQYCKIDVEGWEYEVLKGLTQPIPLISFEYHLQEDNIDKTLACIDYLSHLGDLYINITPAETLLFTFQEWLPVKEFLKSFPDSFRSRQEYNYGDIFVKIQ; this is encoded by the coding sequence ATGGCAAACCTTTCTACCATAAAACATCTATACCAGTCTAATCGGTTGTATCACCCAGCTCGAACCCTATATTGGCGATTGCTAAAACAAGAGCGTCTAGTCAAATTCCATCAAGAAGTCACCTTCTACTCTCAGCTATTAGAACCTAACAGCCTATGCTTCGACATCGGTGCAAACATTGGTGAGAAGACAGAAGCACTTTTCAAAGCCGGTATGAGAGTAGTAGCATTTGAACCACAGCCTAACTGTATGAAAGAACTTGCAGCACGATGCAGTCGCTATCGTAGCAAATTAGCTAAATGTGAATGCGCCGTTGGTGCAGAACCTGGGATTACTGAATTGTACGTTCATACTCACCACGCTCACTCAAGCTTAGACCAGAATTGGACAGTAAGTGAAGTTGTATCTAGTATTTATGTACCTGTAGTGACTCTCGATCGCGCGATCGCTAAGTTTGGAAGACCACAATACTGCAAGATCGATGTTGAGGGATGGGAGTATGAAGTTTTAAAGGGATTAACACAACCAATACCCCTAATTTCATTTGAATACCATCTTCAGGAAGATAATATTGATAAAACCCTTGCTTGTATTGACTATTTGTCGCACCTTGGAGATTTATATATTAACATTACGCCAGCAGAAACGTTACTGTTTACATTTCAGGAATGGTTGCCCGTCAAAGAATTTCTTAAGTCTTTTCCTGATAGTTTTCGTTCTCGCCAGGAATACAATTATGGAGATATTTTTGTGAAAATTCAATAG
- a CDS encoding glycosyltransferase family 4 protein: MSDKSKMRLLILFPSRLRGGAEQYSLTIASAAVRQGWDVHAAFPKTERTVSLITDFSKSGVQYHEATIDDVEAQTQKIIWQFLWLLQTFVLLLKVKPNFVLINLPLANLCLGAILACALLKKPTAVRFALIFPNQAFTSKRLQLYAWARARNQQWIAITECDRQTICQSFNVSETEIIQIYNGAKTRLLSSHYNDLEKIIEIRRQVRQELGLAETSQILLTVADLNPRKGHGDLIPIAPYILKEFPNIKFVWAGGGQSKNLISRLQEYGIEDRVLLLGYRSDVPKLLQAADLFIFPTHSEGFPWALLEAMIYNLPIVSSNASGIPEIVKNNVHGLLCCPGDSYGFLENILWALRHPEQMQLMAQNARSRAQEFSEEKMVKKTLAALSRLSRR, translated from the coding sequence ATGAGCGATAAAAGTAAGATGAGGTTACTAATCCTTTTTCCTTCACGGCTTCGCGGGGGAGCTGAACAATACTCTCTTACCATTGCGTCGGCAGCTGTAAGACAAGGATGGGACGTACATGCAGCATTTCCAAAAACTGAAAGAACAGTATCTTTAATTACTGACTTCTCAAAGAGTGGCGTACAATATCATGAGGCAACCATTGATGATGTAGAAGCCCAAACACAAAAAATAATATGGCAGTTTTTATGGTTGCTTCAAACTTTTGTTTTATTACTCAAAGTTAAACCAAATTTTGTTTTAATCAACCTTCCATTAGCAAATCTATGCTTGGGAGCTATACTTGCCTGCGCGCTTTTGAAAAAGCCTACAGCTGTACGTTTTGCTCTAATTTTTCCCAATCAGGCATTTACTAGTAAAAGATTACAGCTCTATGCATGGGCGCGTGCTAGGAATCAGCAATGGATTGCAATTACAGAATGCGATCGCCAGACTATATGTCAATCGTTTAATGTTTCTGAAACAGAAATAATTCAAATCTACAATGGTGCTAAAACTAGGTTACTTTCAAGTCATTACAACGACTTAGAAAAAATTATTGAAATTCGTCGCCAAGTACGTCAAGAGCTAGGACTAGCTGAAACAAGTCAAATTTTACTAACAGTTGCTGACTTAAATCCTCGCAAGGGTCATGGCGATCTTATACCGATAGCGCCTTATATACTAAAAGAGTTTCCAAATATTAAGTTCGTGTGGGCTGGAGGAGGTCAATCAAAGAATCTAATCAGTAGATTGCAAGAATATGGAATTGAAGATCGGGTATTGCTACTAGGTTACAGATCTGATGTGCCAAAGCTTCTGCAAGCAGCAGATCTTTTTATATTTCCGACACATTCTGAAGGCTTTCCCTGGGCTTTATTAGAAGCAATGATCTATAACTTGCCGATCGTATCTTCAAATGCAAGTGGTATTCCTGAAATTGTGAAAAATAACGTTCATGGTTTGTTGTGCTGTCCAGGTGATAGTTATGGTTTCCTAGAAAACATTCTTTGGGCTCTCAGACATCCCGAACAGATGCAACTAATGGCACAGAATGCTCGATCGCGCGCCCAAGAGTTTTCTGAAGAAAAGATGGTGAAAAAAACTTTAGCTGCTTTGTCCAGATTAAGTCGTAGATAA
- a CDS encoding ABC transporter ATP-binding protein, translating into MTISIASQEISEQQLDNEVVLSVEGVSKKFCRDLKRSLLYGVQDIATELVGIRQKSEKLRRDEFWALKDVSFQLRRGEALGLVGPNGSGKSTLLRIISGLIKPDSGFVEIKGRIAPLIALGAGFNPILTGRENIYANMSILGLSKKEIDERFEAVLDFAEIGAAIDAPVQTYSSGMAARLGFACAIYTEPDILLIDEVLAVGDIKFRAKCYRRLAKLREQGTSFILVSHNSHSILSICESAIYLLKGKVVTVGNTDSVVDKYEKDLFSNEIKNQAKLLSLTDKYESKQSDLNITALCFKDEQGNLTRSLLSGETTYFCVEFKAYKEIENVTLSFLIQETFGESEHVLCINTQQDGESWDILPGYYEIQLKMPYLGLKPSFYTLKLSISKNLYYMLDAVESFKFTVEGKGMSQCLFYQPRTWKLVRSHNI; encoded by the coding sequence ATGACAATTAGTATTGCTAGTCAGGAAATATCAGAACAACAACTGGATAATGAGGTAGTCCTTTCAGTTGAAGGAGTTTCCAAGAAATTTTGCCGAGACTTGAAGCGATCGCTGCTTTATGGCGTTCAAGATATTGCTACTGAGTTAGTAGGGATACGACAAAAGAGCGAAAAACTAAGACGTGATGAGTTTTGGGCACTTAAAGATGTTAGCTTTCAGTTACGACGCGGAGAAGCACTAGGCTTAGTAGGACCAAATGGCAGTGGGAAATCCACGCTACTACGAATTATTAGTGGATTAATTAAACCAGACAGTGGATTTGTGGAAATTAAAGGTCGGATTGCACCACTGATTGCACTGGGAGCAGGGTTTAATCCAATATTGACAGGGCGGGAGAATATTTATGCCAACATGTCTATTTTAGGTTTGTCTAAGAAAGAAATCGACGAGCGATTTGAGGCTGTTTTAGATTTTGCAGAGATTGGTGCTGCAATTGATGCTCCAGTGCAGACTTATAGTTCGGGAATGGCTGCAAGATTAGGGTTTGCTTGTGCGATTTACACGGAACCTGACATTCTCCTGATTGACGAAGTGCTGGCAGTAGGAGATATAAAGTTTAGGGCTAAATGTTACCGTAGACTTGCTAAGCTACGCGAACAGGGTACATCTTTTATTCTAGTATCACACAATTCTCATTCAATATTGTCAATATGCGAGTCAGCAATTTACTTGCTCAAAGGAAAAGTAGTTACAGTTGGCAATACAGATTCAGTTGTAGACAAATACGAAAAAGACTTGTTTAGCAATGAAATTAAGAATCAAGCAAAATTGCTATCTTTAACTGACAAGTATGAAAGCAAGCAATCAGATCTAAATATTACTGCTCTATGCTTTAAAGATGAACAAGGAAACTTAACGCGATCGCTATTAAGTGGGGAAACTACTTACTTTTGTGTAGAATTTAAGGCTTATAAAGAGATTGAAAACGTTACTCTTAGTTTCTTAATTCAAGAAACCTTTGGAGAAAGCGAACATGTTTTATGTATCAATACACAACAAGACGGTGAGTCATGGGATATATTACCTGGATACTATGAAATTCAATTGAAGATGCCTTACCTTGGTTTAAAACCAAGTTTTTATACCCTTAAACTCAGTATCAGTAAAAATCTATACTACATGCTTGATGCTGTTGAGTCTTTTAAGTTTACTGTTGAAGGTAAGGGTATGAGTCAATGCTTATTTTATCAACCTCGAACTTGGAAACTAGTGAGAAGTCATAATATTTAG
- a CDS encoding ABC transporter permease — MTRLVNQKLSKVVYKPDSQLRNPVRLCQEMARDLLASRELAWQLMVRDISAQYRQSLLGICWAVIPPIITALGFTFANNTNIVNIGATDMPYPAYVMFSMTLWQTFVEALTSPIQAVTSAKQMLVKINFPREALILAKLGQIFFSFAIKLILIIALFLWYQIPVSWTAILAPVALIHLVILGTCFGLLLAPLGVLYNDILKGITYLTGFWLFLTPVVYPLPNGGGLATLVQLNPVTPLLVTTRELTTTGVVSNPFGFWLVSLLAIVGLLLGWLVYRLAMPFVVERISS, encoded by the coding sequence ATGACTCGATTAGTTAACCAAAAATTGTCTAAGGTAGTTTATAAACCCGATAGCCAACTGAGAAATCCGGTGCGGCTATGTCAAGAGATGGCGCGAGATCTACTTGCTTCTCGGGAACTAGCATGGCAGTTAATGGTGCGAGACATTAGCGCTCAATATCGCCAGTCCTTACTTGGGATCTGCTGGGCTGTAATTCCACCTATTATCACAGCTTTAGGCTTCACTTTTGCTAACAATACCAATATCGTAAATATTGGAGCAACAGACATGCCTTATCCAGCTTACGTGATGTTTAGCATGACCCTTTGGCAGACATTCGTAGAAGCACTAACTAGCCCTATTCAAGCAGTTACTAGTGCAAAGCAAATGTTGGTTAAAATTAATTTTCCCCGAGAAGCACTGATTCTAGCTAAACTAGGTCAGATATTTTTTAGTTTTGCTATTAAGTTAATTTTAATTATAGCGTTGTTTTTGTGGTATCAGATCCCAGTAAGTTGGACTGCGATCTTAGCGCCAGTAGCATTAATTCACTTAGTTATACTAGGAACATGTTTCGGTTTGCTACTAGCACCTCTAGGAGTTTTATATAACGACATTCTCAAAGGGATTACTTACCTTACTGGCTTTTGGCTATTTTTAACGCCAGTAGTTTATCCACTTCCCAACGGAGGAGGATTAGCAACACTTGTGCAACTGAATCCAGTCACTCCTTTACTAGTAACGACGCGAGAGTTAACGACGACAGGTGTGGTATCAAATCCATTTGGATTTTGGCTTGTGAGTCTTCTTGCCATAGTAGGACTGCTCTTAGGGTGGTTGGTATACCGTCTAGCTATGCCTTTTGTAGTTGAGAGAATAAGTTCTTAA
- a CDS encoding glycosyltransferase family 4 protein — protein MNNEEFVYAMNCSTKVISMCSQFATQMLKDGVKPEKVSFIIGGGADPKIFRSHQRMNGAIGFCTAYYARKDPDRIFNIIKMLPHREFILLGRDWDRYEKFTELTAMPNFSYIEASYTEYPSYYTQMDVFVSAAILEGGPIPLIEAMMCNVVPVASKTGFAPDIINHGKNGFLFDVDASAESVCKLIEQAYQIETDIRKTVEHLTWNNFSLAVQQLLEK, from the coding sequence ATGAATAATGAAGAATTTGTTTATGCGATGAACTGCTCCACGAAAGTCATCTCTATGTGTTCGCAATTCGCTACACAAATGCTTAAGGATGGTGTGAAACCTGAGAAAGTCAGCTTCATTATCGGCGGCGGAGCCGATCCAAAAATTTTCCGATCGCATCAGCGCATGAATGGAGCTATTGGCTTCTGCACTGCATATTATGCTCGTAAAGACCCCGATCGCATCTTCAACATCATTAAAATGTTGCCTCACCGAGAGTTTATTCTTCTGGGTAGAGATTGGGATCGGTATGAAAAGTTTACAGAGCTGACTGCTATGCCTAACTTTTCTTATATTGAAGCGTCTTATACCGAATACCCTAGCTACTACACCCAAATGGATGTCTTCGTCTCCGCCGCAATACTAGAAGGTGGTCCTATTCCTCTGATTGAAGCCATGATGTGTAATGTTGTTCCTGTGGCGAGCAAAACTGGATTTGCTCCCGACATTATTAACCACGGTAAAAATGGCTTTCTTTTTGATGTTGATGCATCTGCTGAATCAGTGTGCAAGTTAATCGAACAAGCCTATCAGATCGAAACAGACATTAGAAAAACTGTCGAACACTTGACATGGAATAACTTTTCGCTTGCAGTTCAGCAACTACTAGAAAAGTAG